tgtcagaatggacagactgcctcctaaagtgcgtccctgacccctgagcagcctaactgggaggcaccccccagtagggacagactgacacctcacttggccgggtactcctctgagacaaaacttccagaggaactatcagacagctgaatttgtggtctcatgagaatctgctgttctgcagccaccgctgctgacacccagccaaacagggtctggagtggacctctagcaaactccaacagacctgcagctgagggtcctgtctggaagaaggaaaactaacaaacagaaaggacatccacaccaaaaacccatcggtatatcaccatcatcaaagaccaaaagtagataaaaccacaaagatggggaaaaaacagagcagaaaaactggaaactctaaaaaacagagcacctctccacctccaaaggaatgcagttcctcaccagcaatggaacaaagctggactgagaatgactttgacgaattgacagaagaaggcttcagacaatcaaactactccaagctatgggaggaaattcaaaacaatagcaaagaagttaaaaactttaaaaaaaattagatgaatggataactagaataaccaatgcaaagaagggcttaaaggagctgatggagctgaaagccaagtatcaagaactacgtgaagattgcagaagcctcagtagccgaagcgatcaactggaagaaagagtatcgctgatggaagatgaaatgaatgaaatgaagtgagaagggaagtttagagaaaaaagaataaaaagaaatgaacaaagcctccaagaaatttgggactatgtgaaaagaccaaacctatgtctgattggtgtacctgaaaatgacggggagaatggaaccaagttggaaaacactctgcaagatattatccaggagaacttccccaatctagcaaggcaggccaacattcagattcagaaaatacagagaatgccacaaagatactccttgagaagagcaactccaagacacataattgtcagattcaccaaagttgaaatgaaggaaaaaatgttaagggcagccagagagaaaggtcgggttacccacaaagggaagcccatcagactaacagctgatctcttggcagaaactctacaagccagaagagagtgggggccgatattcaacattcttaaagaaaagaattttcaacccagaatttcatatccagccaaactaagcttcataagtgaaggagaaataaaatactttacagacaagcaaacgctgagtgattttgtcaccaccaggcctgccctaaaagagctcctgaaggaagcactaaacatggaaaggaacaactggtaccagccactgcaaaaacatgccaaattttaaagaccattgaggctaggaagaaactgcatcaactaacaagcaaaatcaCCAACtaaaatcataatgacaggatcagattcccacataacaatattaactttaaatgtaaatgggctaaatgctccaattaaaagacacagactggcaaactggataaggagtcaagacccatcagtgtgctgtattcaggaaacccatctgacatgcagagacacacatagactcaaaataaagggatggaggaagatctatcaagcagatggaaaacaaaaaaaggcagaggttgcaatcctagtctctgataaaatagactttaaaccaacaaagatcaaacgagacaaagaaggccattacataatggtaaagggatcaattcaacaagaagagctaactatcctaaatatatatgcacccaacacaggagcacccagattcataaagcaagtcctgagtgacctacaaagggacttaaactcccacacaataataatgggagatttcaacaccccactgtcaacattagacagatcaacgagacagaaagttaacaaggatatccaggaattcaactcagctctgcacaaagtggacctaatagacatctacagaactctccacctcaaatcaacagaatatacatttttttcagtaccacaccacacctattccaaaattgaccacatagttggaagtaaagctctcctcagcaaatgtaaaagaacagaaattataacaaactgtctctcagaccacagtgcaatcaaactagaacacaggattaagaaactcactcaaaactgctcaactacatggaaactgaacaacctgctcctgaatgactattgggtacataatgaaatgaaggcagaaataaagatgttctttgaaaccaacgacaacaaagacacaacataccagaatctctgggacacatgcaaagcaatgtgtagagggaaatttatagcactaaaagcccactagagaaagcaggaaagatccaaaattgacaccctaacatcacaattaaaagaactagaaaagcaagagcaaacacattccaaagctagcagaaggctagaaataactaaaatcagagcagaactgaaggaaatagagacacaaaaaacccttcaaaaaatcaatgaatccaggagctggttttttgaaaagatcaacaaaattgatagaccgctagcaagactaataaagaagaaaagagaagaatcaaatagatggaaTAAAAACGAAAAGGGGGATattaccaccgatcccacagaaatacaaactaccatcagagaatactgcaaacaactctatgcaaataaactagaaaatctagaagaaatggataaattcctcgacaaatacaccctcccaagactaaaccaggaagaagctgaatctctgaatagacctataacaggctctgaaattgtggcaataatcaatagcttaccaaccaaaaagagtccaggacctgatggattcacagctgaattctaccagaggtacaaggaggaactggtaccattccttctgaaactattccaatcaatagaaaaagagggaatcctccctaacacattttatgaagccagcatcatcctgataacaaagcctggcagagacataaccaaaaaagagaatttcagaccaatatccttgatgaacattgatgcaaaaatcctcaataaaatactggcaaaccgaatccagcagcacatcaaaaagcttatccaccatgatcaagtgggcttcatccctgggatgcaaggctggttcaacatacgcaaatcaataaatgtaatccagcatataaacagaaccaaagacaaaaaccacatgattatctcaatagatgcagaaaaggcctttgacaaaattcaacaacgcttcatgctaaaaactctgaataaattaggtattgatgggacgtatctcaaaataataagagctatctatgacaaccccacagccaatatcatactgaatgggcaaaaactggaagcattccctttgaaaactggcacaagacagggatgccatctcttaccactcctattcaacatagtgctggaagttctggccagagcaatcaggcaggagaaggaaataaagggtattcaattaggaaaagaggaagtcaaattgtccctgtttgcagatgacatgattgtatatctagagaaccccattgtctcagcccaaaatctgcttaagctgattagcaacttcagcaaagtctcaggatacaaaatcaatgcacaaaaatcacaagcatttcttgtacaccaatcacagacaaacagagagccaaatcatgagtgaactcccattcagaattgcttcaaagagaataaaatacctaggaatccaacttacaagggatgtgaaggacctcttcaaggagagctacaaatcactgctcaatgaaatcaaagagaatacaaacaaatggaagaatattccatgctcatgggttggaagaatcaatatcgtgagaatggccatactgcccaaggtaatttacagattcagtgccatccccatcaagctaccaatgactttctttacagaattggaaaaaactactttaaagttcatatggaaccaaaaaagagcccgcatcgccaagtcaatcctaagccaaaagaacaaagctggaggcatcacgctacctgacttcaaactatactacaaggctacagtaaccaaaacagcatggtactggtaccacaacagagacatagatcaatggaacagaacagagccctcagaaatgatgctgcatatctacaaccatctgatctttgacaaacctgacaaaaacaagaaatggggaaaggattccctatttaatcaatggtgctgggaaaactggctagccatatgtagaaagctgaaactggatcccttccttacactttatacaaaaattaattcaagatggattaaagacttaaatgttagacttaaaaccattaaaatcctacaagaaaacctaggcaataccattcatgacataggcgtgggcaaggatttcatgtctaaaacaccaaaagcaatggcaacaaaagccaaaattgacaaatgggatctaattaaactcaagagcttctgcacagcaaaagaaactaccatcagagtgaacaggcaacctacagaatgggagaacatttttgcaacctactaatctgacaaagggctaatattcagaatctacaatgaactcaaacaaatttacaagaaaaaaacaaccccatcaaaaagtgggcgaaggatatgaacagacacttctcaaaagaagacatttatgcagccaaaaaacacatgaaaaaatgctcatcatcactggccatccgataaatgcaaatcaaaaccacagtgagataccatctcacatcagttagaatggccatcattaaaaagtcaggaaacaacaggtgctggagaggatgtggagaaataggaacacttttacactgttggtgggactgtaaagtagttcaaccattgtggaagtcagtgtggcgatacctcagggatctagaactagaaataccatttgacccagccatcccattactgggtatatacccaaaggactataaatcatgctgctataaagacacatgcacacgtatgtttattgcggcactattcacagtagcaaagacttggaaccaacccaaatgtccaacaacgatagactggattaagaaaatgtggcagatatacaccgtggaatactatgcagccataaaaaatgatgagttcatgtcctttgtagggacatggatgaaactggaaatcgtgattctcagtaaactatcgcaaggacaaaaagccaaatatcgcatgttctcactcataggcgggaattgaacaatgagaactcatggacacaggaaggggaacatcacactccggggactgttgtggggtgggggaaggggggagggacagcattaggagatatacctaatgctaaatgacgagttaatgggtgcagcaaaacaatatGGCacttggatacatatgtaacaaacctgcacattgtgcacctgtaccctaaaacctaaagtatagaaaaaaaaaaagatgatgcacTGGGCAGTGTACACTGCTTCGGTGATGGGTacaacaaaatctcagaaatcaccactaaagaacttatccatgtaaccaaacaccactggttccccaaaaacctattgaaatgaaaaacttaaaaatttaaaaaagtgttaTGTAGATGTGAAAGATTATGTGCATGCCACCTTATAGAATCATGTGGAATCTAATGCAGTAGGGATGGAAAGGTAGTGAGGTAACTTCCTTGGAggattatgtggtcagttttgtagatattatttttgtactttttgttgatTGTAGACTAAGCTCATTTGAGGATAGAGAAAGGTACtaattgatggtctttacataaAAAACGAGTAAACCCTATTTCCCCAGCCACTGTTCAAATTCCCTGTAGACTGAAATTATATTCTGTGCTTCTGTGTTTCCTTCACATATGCATGGGATAATATTAAGTGCCAtatctataataataattattactagTCATTTTTGGGACCCTTACGATATACAAAGCATTTATTTGGACTGATCTATCCATTCACTTCAAGGATCCTCTCATGTATATTTAATTGACAcatgaatagaataaaatgaagtTCTTCCATGTTCATCATATTAATTAGACTTTTATCAGAACATCAGGGCTAACTGCTTTGTAGTTAGAACTTTTGAGGAAAATGTTCAGAGGAGGATTATTGATGCTTTGTAACATGGGATTGTCTTAGAAGAAAAGGGCTACATTTGAAGACTTAACCCAGTGAGGCTGGAAAACAGAGATGCTGTAGGGTGAGTTGGAAGAAAATGGCAGAGCTATTTTCTTTACTCTGCTTCCAActtacttcagttttcttttccaaATCACACTCTGGCCATAGAATTTAACTTTTAACACAATGTACAACAGTTGTTTTTCTATGACAAATTAAAAGATGAGTTGAAGAGGGTAGGTAACTCCATAACTCAGTCCTTTATATGACCCAAGAGAATCACTGTTATAGAATGTGATGCTAAAGGCTGTTACTAGATCCTGAATTTTGTAGATGAGGTAATTGAGGTTTCCCTAGGAGTTTAGTCATTTATCAGAGATCACAATTTAAAGCTCTCCCTTCTGTTGAGAATTTTTCTTAGAACTAAGGCCCTACCAATTTTCCCACTTTTATTGGATCAACTTTCCTTCTAAGTTTGAGATCATGAttgaagaatatgaaaaaaagaggaatttcccatattcccttctcccctttgaaatggaaaagaagttTCTGAAAGGGGTAAGAATTATAGCTTAGACTGAGGCATACTGTCGATACTGGCTTTGAAGTATTCCATCCACTGGCGAATCGTGGAATCTCCCATTAGATATATGAGTTTTCCTCTCAGGCATTCCTTCATTTTGACTGTAGCCAAACTACAGGAGACAGGATTCCATGTGTTTCTCCAGACATGCCCACTGGGGATTGTGGATGTCATTCCAAGCTTGCATTTCTCTTTCATTGCAACTGTTTCTTCtgccaaagaatcaaatgagataggATCTTCCAAAACATCAAATTACCCATCAGAATGTATTAAGAGCCTTCTATCCTCTAAGTATCCTAAAAGGGGGTaaggtggtggtaatggtggaaAATGTATTATTGAAGTATTCTCTTAATGGAAcagatgttttttttaaaaaaatttttctctgaTGTGAATTTCCTAAATAATGTTCATTAATGTTCGTTATAAGAGTATATGTTTCTTCCCAGAAAAAATGGCTTTCTGTAGGAAAATTTAAGTATTTTCCAGCTTTTCTGTGAAAGTAATCAATTCTTGCATAGGAATGGAAGCTCAATTATCCTATCATTTTAGCTCACTTTACCCCTAAGTTTGTCACACTGTGTCTTAAATGCCACCATCAAAATATAAATCCTTTGAGTTAAATAAAGgtgatataaaaaatattaacaactaGTTTGGCTTGGGAACTGGCCCATCCAAATGAATATGGCTATAGGCTGGAGAGTGTCTTGGAGGTCCAAGATGGGCCAGGGATTAACCCCTCAGTCACTGGTTTGGAAGAGTCTGGGAATCCATGGGTTGAGGTAGCCACAATGGTGAGGAGCCTGTGGCAGGTTTGCTTATTAATCAACTGAGAGAAgtagtttaatattttaataactggGATGAGTGTACTCATGTATGTGTggtgaaaaataacatttctacATCTAGGTACATATTTACACTTCAGTGTAGATAGGTTTATTAGTGATTAgcaaggctttttttcttttttttgtgattaGCAAGGTTTTAATGCTGAACTTGCAGAGACATAAAAGCTCTTGCCTTGAATCGTTTTAGATAGGAATTTCCTAGGCTATCTTGATTCAAAGAAATTGGAGAGAAATTAGTAAATATAAGTGTGGAAGTCCTATTTTGTATGCTAACAATTGTTTGAAAGATGGCAAAGATCAAGAGGGAGGGGTTATAATAAATTGACACCCAGATGGCAGGTTGGAATCCTCTAGATGGTGATGGGCTAATGGTGATATGGGAAGAGGTGATGGGAGTGGTATGAAGAGGGGTGTTGTGGTGAGGTAAAGAACTGGGTATAGAATTGGGAAAGAGTTAATGTTTAAAGGTTGTTGTATAAAATGGGCAGGGAATTCACTGACTGACAAATAGACTGATGATGAGAGTTACAGTTACTAAAATAGGCTTATGATATCCCAGTGATTGAATTATTCACTCACCTAGGTAACTGGTGTCTTGGCCAACCTTAGATAAGCCAGATGACAGAGTGCTGATAGGACTGAAACAGTGAACAAATCCAGTAGAAAGAAGAAACCCTTTAAATGGGTCTAGAACTAGGCATCACCCACCAAACACAGGAGTACTTACTGTTGCATTTGGAGACACTAATTGTATTGAATTTTTCCATAATCTCTACACCCACATTTGACCTTAAAGACACAAATACAGAAATTAATCTGTAGGTGGCCTCAAATCAGGAAACATACAGAAACTAGATTATCCAGTGCCTCAGTTATTTCTTTGAGATAAGTCAATTATTATGCCTACACTTTCAGGCCATTTAgtaaatttccatttgtttgcctATTAGGCTATGGGATACAGTTACGCAGAAGGTATGCAAGAGAATTTATTGAGATGCAGAAATAATGTATtagagcacacacacatacacacatgtgcatttctcattttcttttagtttttattctgtatatatttttatctcaGTGATAAgaattaaatattcaaaaagttTGTGGATTACTAGAGAATGGGCACTGTCTCTAAATGAATTCACAGGTCCTTTCCCCAAAGGCTCTTACTAAAGACACCCAAACTTGATACACTCACAGGACTTTTCTTTGGATCAGTATGTAGGCCAAATCACAGTATTTGCACAGGTAGTCTcaagaagtaattatttttaccTTTCAAAGAGGCTCTTTTCTTGTTTGCTAAGATAAGAAACTTTCTTGTTCTTAGAATACACGTGAGTGAGTGCAGCACAGGGCATATGTTGAGGCCTCACACAGTAGAAGGCTTCTtggtctctgttgtccaggtacTGGCACAATTCAGCATTTGTGTTTAGGATCAGGCCACATTCAGAGTAGACTTGGGAAGTGCCATTGACAAACTGGCCAATGAAGATCACCCTGTCATAGCCTTGGTTCCTTGCACTCCAGAGAGCTGACACCCCTTCACTGGGGTGGATGAGCAGCACAGACAGAGAAACCTGGCCCTCCCAGAACAGAGTGAAGCTGACCAGGTAGGTGCCGTTGTTGAAGTCAGTCACCTTTCCTGAAGCACCTGCCATCAACGCTGGGGAGGACATCCTGGCCCTCAGGAAATCCCCGCCATATTGCTTCCTGCGTCCCAAATGGTCCCTCACCTCCAGCAGGATGTGCAGCTGGTCTCCCCTGCAGTACATATCTCGAGGGTTGAGGATGGTGACTGTGCTGTGTGTGGCGCTGGTGGTGGTGTTCACATGGGTGAAAGGTCTGGGTGGGATCTGCTGGTCTAGTTTCTCTATGATTTCCTTTATTCTGAGTTCAGTCTCTGTTAGTGGCTTTAATGATACCAGTGGTGTTTTAGGGAATAAGGACTTTGTGGAGTTGTTCCAGTAATGGAGGGAGATGGATAAGTTTAGAGCAGACCAAAGCTGAAATGACAGCAAATGTGACATGAGATGGATAAATTTAGAGCATACCTGAGCTGAAATGACAGGAAGTGTAACATGCTATGAAATTAACCTGTTCCTAGTCATTTTTACTTATTATGATTTTGAATATTGATTTACATACtattatcaatattatttaaattctccaataaaaagGCATAGAATGGAGACTGacaggagggacagagggacaggAAGTGAGCAAGATGGCACAAAGGCAGGGCACCAGGAGGAAAGTCTGTTACTACTACGATAGGGATGTTGGAAATTACTATTATGGACAAGCCCACCCACGGAAGCCTCACTGAATCTGCATGACTCATAATTTGCTGCTCAActatggtttctactgaaaaaTGGAAACCCATCACCCACACACAGCCAATGCTGAGGAGTTGACCAAGTACCACAGTGATGACTACATTAAATTATTGTGCTCCATCTGTTGAGATCACATGTCTGAGCACAGCAAGCAGATGCAGAGATTCAGTGTTAGTGAGGACTGTCCAGCATTTGATGGCCTGTTTGACGTCTGTCAGTTGTTTACTGGTGGCTCTGTGGCAAGTGCTGTGAAACTTAATGAGCAGCAGATGGACATTGCTGTGAATTGGGCTGGAGGCCTGCACCATGCAAAGAAGTTCAAGGCATTTGGCGTCTGTTATGTTAATGATACAATCTGGGCCACCTTGGAATTGCTAAAGTATCACCAGAGGATGTCGTATGTTGacattgatcttcaccatgatgATGGCATGGAAGAGGTCTTCTATATTACAGGCTAGGTCAGGACTGTGTCCTTTCATAAATATGGAGAGTACTTCCCAGGAAATGGGGACTTATGGGTTATTGGGGCTGGCAAAGGCAGATATTATGCTATTAACTATCTGCTTCTAGATGGGATTGATGATGAGTCCTATGAGGCCATTTTCAAACTGGCCATGTCCAGAGTAATAGAGATGTTCCTGTCTAGTGTGGTGATCTTACAGCATGGCTCAGATGCCTTGTATAGGGGTCACTTAGGTTGTTTTAATCTGATCATCAAAGGGCATGCCAAGTTTGTGGAATCTGTCAAGAGCATCAACCTGCCTATGTTATTAATGGCAGAAGGTGGTTACACCATTTATAATGTTGCTCAGTGCCCTGAAAATAAGAAATAGCTGTGGCTCTGGATATGGAGATCCCTAATGAGCCTTCATACAATGATTACTTTGAATACTTTGGACCATATTTCAAACCCTACATCAGTCCTTCCAATATGACTAACCAGAACACTAATGAGTACCTGGAGAAGATTAAACAATGGCTGTTTGAGAACCTAGTAATGCAGCGCCATCCACCTGCAGTCCAAATGCAGGTGATTCCTGAGGATGCCGTCCCTCGAGAGGGTGGCAATGAGATGAAGAAGACCCTGACAAGCTCATCTCCATCAGTTTCTCTGACAGATGAATTACCTATAAGGAAGAGTTCTTTGGCTCTGATGAGGAGGGAGAGGGCAGCTGCAAGATCTCTCCCATCTTCAAAAAAGCCAAGAGGGTTAAAACAGGATGAAAAAGAGGGACTCAGAGATGAAGAAAGAAgtcacagaaggaagaaaaatgaaggaggaGAAGCCAGGAGCCAAAGTGGTCAAGGAGCAGGTCAAGCTGGCCTGAGGTAACCTCCCCAACTTTGCCTTCCTGCCTAGTCCCCAATCTTTCTCTCCCAAACCCTCAGATTTTATGTCTTCTGTTTCTCCAGGtattcatataaaatttattaaatataaatagttcCAGAGACTAGACAGAAATCAAGACCCTGAGCCCAGGGCAGCTGTTCTGGATGATCTCTTCTAGGAAATGCCTTGCCACCCATCCCTCTGCAGGTCTTAACTCAGAAGCATAAAAGGTACCAGGTCTGGGTGAAAGGAATACTTTCGTGCAAACAGAAGACAAAATCCTGAAATGCCAAGTGCCTGCTTAGTAGCTTTGGAAAAGTGGCTTTATTGCCCCTTCTAAAAGGGGTGTCTGGGTCTTCAAGGATGCCCTGTTCTTTTCAGCTCCTAAAGTAACATCAGCCATTTTTAGATTGGTTCCATTCTCATACCTTCtcactggcctcaagtgagccaaAAAACTCACACTACCTGCCATCTGTCTTCCCCCAGTTCTGC
The nucleotide sequence above comes from Symphalangus syndactylus isolate Jambi chromosome 3, NHGRI_mSymSyn1-v2.1_pri, whole genome shotgun sequence. Encoded proteins:
- the LOC129479686 gene encoding NXPE family member 4 isoform X1, whose product is MKNCMKISMINYKSLLALLFILASWITFTVFQNSTKLWSALNLSISLHYWNNSTKSLFPKTPLVSLKPLTETELRIKEIIEKLDQQIPPRPFTHVNTTTSATHSTVTILNPRDMYCRGDQLHILLEVRDHLGRRKQYGGDFLRARMSSPALMAGASGKVTDFNNGTYLVSFTLFWEGQVSLSVLLIHPSEGVSALWSARNQGYDRVIFIGQFVNGTSQVYSECGLILNTNAELCQYLDNRDQEAFYCVRPQHMPCAALTHVYSKNKKVSYLSKQEKSLFERSNVGVEIMEKFNTISVSKCNKETVAMKEKCKLGMTSTIPSGHVWRNTWNPVSCSLATVKMKECLRGKLIYLMGDSTIRQWMEYFKASIDTLKSVDLHESGKLQHQLAVDLDRNINIQWQKHSYPLIASMTYSVKEMEYLTRAIDRTGGEKNTVIVISLGQHFRPFPIDVFIRRALNVHKAIQHLLLRSPDTVVIIKTENIREMYNDAERFSDFHGYIQYLIIKDIFQDLRVSIIDAWDITIAYGTNNVHPPQHVVGNQINILLNYIC
- the LOC129479686 gene encoding NXPE family member 4 isoform X2, coding for MSHLLSFQLWSALNLSISLHYWNNSTKSLFPKTPLVSLKPLTETELRIKEIIEKLDQQIPPRPFTHVNTTTSATHSTVTILNPRDMYCRGDQLHILLEVRDHLGRRKQYGGDFLRARMSSPALMAGASGKVTDFNNGTYLVSFTLFWEGQVSLSVLLIHPSEGVSALWSARNQGYDRVIFIGQFVNGTSQVYSECGLILNTNAELCQYLDNRDQEAFYCVRPQHMPCAALTHVYSKNKKVSYLSKQEKSLFERSNVGVEIMEKFNTISVSKCNKTVAMKEKCKLGMTSTIPSGHVWRNTWNPVSCSLATVKMKECLRGKLIYLMGDSTIRQWMEYFKASIDTLKSVDLHESGKLQHQLAVDLDRNINIQWQKHSYPLIASMTYSVKEMEYLTRAIDRTGGEKNTVIVISLGQHFRPFPIDVFIRRALNVHKAIQHLLLRSPDTVVIIKTENIREMYNDAERFSDFHGYIQYLIIKDIFQDLRVSIIDAWDITIAYGTNNVHPPQHVVGNQINILLNYIC